One Mycobacterium paraseoulense genomic window, GAAGCTCAACGAAGCCGAGCGCAAGGCGGCGCTCGTCGGCGAGCTGGTCGACCGATTCGGCGAGAAGGCCCGAACGCCGCAGGAGTACCACGAACAGAACTGGACGATCGACCGCTACTCCGGCGGCGGGATGATCGGCCACGCCCCGACCGGCGTGCTGACCGAATTCGGTTACACCCTGCGCGAGCCATGTGGCCGCATCCACTGGGCCGGGACGGAGAGTTCGGCCGTCATGTGCGGGTGGATCGACGGCGCGATCCGCTCCGGTGAGCGCGCCGCCACTGAAGTCCGGGAAGCCGAGACCGCCGCGGTCGCCTGATCGAATCACCCGGCCACGTCTTTTCAGTGGCCTGGTTCAATCCCGCAGACCCCTACATTGGCGTACGTGAGCCGAGATCCTTAGCAGACGACGGGATCGGGAGGAAACCGGGTGCGCACCAGGGTAATCGACGTAGTGACCGTCGTGGCGGCCGTCGCGTCAGCCGCACTGACTCTTCTGCCATGGATCGATATGAGCCCGTTGGGCTTGCCCATGCGCTGGAACGGTCTGGGCATCTACATCGGCGAGCATGGCGAACACTATGGTGCTCTGTTCACCGACCTGGTCAACGGCACGCCGGGCTGGGTTGTGGTGATTGCCTCGCTTGCGGCCGGAGGCGCGCTGCTTGGCGCGAGCCGAGTGCGGGTGCTCGGACTCGTCGCCTGCGGATGCGCGGTCGTCGCATTCGTCAGCGCTGCCTTGTGTTTGGTGTATCCGGCGGTACTGGCCGGCGATGCCGGGCACGAATTGGGCATATCTCTGGTCCCGGACCGGGAAGTGCTGAACTCCTCCGCGTTGATCGCCGAAGCCGTGTCCACCGGCGTGCTGGTGGTGTGCACCGTGCTCACCGTCGCCAGAGCGAAGAGCACCACCGCCAGCTAACCGGTCTGCTTAGCGGGCGGCCGGTAGAAGATCACCAGCTGGCCGATCGCCCCGGCGAGGCCGAGCACGACCGAGATCAGCAGTCCGCGCCAGCCGTCCATCCAGTTGTGCCCGAACACCACGTAATCAAGGCTGAGCTTTCCGGCGCCCAGGGTGGCGACCGCGACGGCGCTGACCGCCAGGACCAGGTTGTACTCCCAGCCCTCCTTCACAATGAAGAAGCCGTTGGCCCGGTGCACGGTCCAGGCGGCGACCAGCATCAACGACACGAAGCCCGCCGCGGGGATCGGGGTGAGCAGGCCGGCGGCCAGGCCCAGCCCGGCGGCCATCTCGGTCGTGGCGGCCACGGTGGCGTGGAACTTGCCCGGCTTCATGCCGATGCTCTCGAACCACCGCGCGGTGCCCGGGATGCGGCCGCCGCCGAAGAACTTGTTGTAGCCATGCGCGGCCAACGTCACGCCCAACACCAGCCGCAGGATCAATAACCCGACGTCGTAGGGAGTCATACCTGCAAACCTAGATCATGGGGCGCACCGGAGGACAGGAGCGGCGAGCAGCTAACTCCGGTGACCCGTGTGGGAACATTGCGATCGTTCCGACGTTGGCCGATCGGCAGCTGACCCGAAGGGGGTGCACCACGGCTCGTATCGCACGAGGCAGCGGCGCCCACCGTGACGCGTCTGGGGTCGCTTCTGACGGGCAATCCGTGGTGTCACTCGACGGCACAGCAAGTCACCCCCGGGAGTTGCTGGGCAACAAGGGCCACGGCATCGAGGTGATGCGCCGGCACGGTCTGCCGGTGCCTCCCGCGTTCTGCATCACCACCGAGGTGGGCCTGCGCTACCTCGCCGACCGCCGTTCGGCGATGGACGCGATCTGGGACGACGTGCTCGACCGGATGAGTTGGCTGGAGGCACAGACCTCCCGCACGTTCGGGCGGGGTCCGCGTCCCCTGTTGGTCAGCGTGCGCTCGGGAGCCACCCAGTCGATGCCGGGCATGATGGACACGATCCTGGACCTCGGCATGAACGATGAAGTCGAGCACGCTCTGGCCGCCGCCGATGCGGCGTTCGCCCGTGACACCCGCCGGCGGTTCGAGGGAATGTACCGGCGCATCGTCGGCGTAGGCGACCACGAAGCGGTGCCCGCCGACCCCTACGCGCAGCTGCGCACCGGGATCGAGGCGGTGTTCGCCTCGTGGAACTCGCCCCGGGCGGTCGCCTACCGCGCCCACTACGGCGTCGACGACCGGAGCGGCACCGCCGTCGTCATCCAGGCGATGGTGTTCGGCAACCACGGCCCCGATTCCGGTGCGGGCGTCCTCATTTCGCGCAACCCCATCACCGGCGACAACGCGCCGTTCGGCGAATGGCTGCCCGGCGGGCAGGGCGACGACGTGGTGTCCGGTTCGGTTGACGTGGAACCGATCGCCGCCCTGCGCGACGAACAGCCGGCCGTCTACGACGAGCTGATGGACGCCGCCCGCCGATTGGAGCGACTCGGGTCCGACGTCCAAGAGATCGAGTTCACCGTCGAAGGCGGCAAGCTGTGGCTGCTGCAGACGCGGGGCGCGGAGCGGTCGGCGCAAGCCGCGGTGCGGCTGGCGCTGCAGCTACGGCACGAGGGGCTCATCGACGATGCCGAGACGCTGCATCGGGTGACTCCGGCGCACGTGCAGACGCTATTGCGGCCCGCTTTACAACCCGAGATACGTTTGGCCGCAAAGCTCTTAGCCAAGGGGCTGCCGGCCTGCCCCGGCGTGGCGTCGGGCAAGGCATACACCGACGTTGATGAGGCGCTCGACGCCGCGGAGCGGGGTGAGTCGGTGATCCTGGTGCGCGACCACACCAGGCCCGAAGACGTCTCCGGCATGCTGGCCGCCCAGGGCATCGTCACCGAGGTGGGCGGCGCGGCCAGCCACGCGGCGGTGGTCAGCCGCGAACTCGGCCGGGTGGCCGTGGTGGGTTGTGGTCACGGGGTCGCCGCGTCGTTGGCCGGCAGGTTGATCACCGTCGACGGCGCCGAAGGCGAAGTGCGCGAGGGCAATCTGAACTTGTCCGCGTGGTCGGAAAGCGACACGCCCGAGCTGCGGGAGCTGGCCGGCATCGCGCGGCGGATCAGCCCGTTGCGTGCCCACAGCTCCGGCGACCACGCGCGGCTGGACGACACCACACCGGCCGCGGTCGCGGCGGCCATGCAGAGCGGGCGCACCGACGTCGTCTCGGCCACCCCGCTGATCGTCATGCTGACCGCGTTGCGCCTGGCGAGCGGGACCACCTCGTGACGGAACTGGCCGTGCTGCAGGCGGTTCGACTCAAAGGCCGGGTGCGTCCCACCGACCTGGCCGCGACATTGCACGAGGACCTTGCCGGCGTGACGGCAGCGATCGAGCAGCTCACCGCGTCAGGTCTGCTCGCCGATGGCGCGACGGTGCGGATCACCCCCGCCGGGCGCGCGAGGCTCGCGGCGCTGCTGGACGAGGAACGCCGCCACACCGACCATTCCGCGCTGGCCGCCGCCTACGCCGACTTTCGCCCCGTCAACGCCGATTTCAAATCGGTGGTCACGGATTGGCAGCTCAAGGGCGGGCCCGAGGGCATCCCCAACCCCCACGACGACGCGGAATACGACGCCGCGGTACTGGCCCGCCTCGGCGATGTGCAGGCGCGGGTGCTGCCGATCATCGAGGCCGCCGCGGCTCAGCTGCCGCGATTGTCGGTTTACTCGGCGAAATTGGTTGCGGCACTGGACAAAGTGCGGGACGGTGACAGCGCCTGGCTGACCAGGCCGCTCGTCGACTCCTACCACACCGTGTGGTTCGAGCTGCACGAGGAGCTGATTACGGCCGTCGGCCTGACGCGGGAGGAAGCGGCCAGGTCCGGCGACGCCCACTAGCTACAGCGCCGCGTCGAGCAACCCCAGGTAGACGTCGATGTCGGGGACGGCCGACTCCGCCGCGTGCACGCTGATCGCGACGGTGTCGCCGATGCCGTGCACGCCGTGCGTCAGGCCCATCACCGGTGACAGTGCCGGGTAGCCGGCCGTCAGGGCCACCCGGGCGCCCCCGAACGTCAGATCGGCCGGCCCCCGGTGAACGCTGGATACGACGGTGTTGCCGGACACCTGCACCGGGCGGACGTCGGCGTCGAATTGGGCCACGCCCCAACGTAATAGGGGCGCGGGCACCGCCGCGAAAGCGCGGTCGGCGTAGCGCGTCGCCGGATGCGCGAAGCGGCGCCGGCCGTCGGCCAGCTCGGCCGCGATCCGCTCGGCGCGCGCCTCCCACCCCAGGTTCGGATGCAGCCCCACCACGACGTTGCCGAAGTGGTTGTGCGCATGCGGCTCACCGGGCTTGGCCATCGGGACCTCGGCGCCCAGCGTACCGGCGGCGTCGCCCAGCAGGTTGGACAGCGCGGCGGACACCGCGCACAGCGCACCCACGGTCACCGTCGGGCCACGCACCTGACTTCGGCGTCGCAGCAGCGTCCGCACCGAGCGGGCCGGTCCGGGACGCGCGTTCGTCGGCAGCAGGGGGCGGGGACCGGCCCTGGGCGCCAGCAGCCCCGCGCCGATGTCGCGCTCCAGCCGGCGATGGGCGCGTGCCGCCTGGGCCGCCCGCCACGGCAGCAAGCCCGCC contains:
- a CDS encoding DoxX family protein, giving the protein MTPYDVGLLILRLVLGVTLAAHGYNKFFGGGRIPGTARWFESIGMKPGKFHATVAATTEMAAGLGLAAGLLTPIPAAGFVSLMLVAAWTVHRANGFFIVKEGWEYNLVLAVSAVAVATLGAGKLSLDYVVFGHNWMDGWRGLLISVVLGLAGAIGQLVIFYRPPAKQTG
- a CDS encoding MarR family transcriptional regulator, which encodes MTELAVLQAVRLKGRVRPTDLAATLHEDLAGVTAAIEQLTASGLLADGATVRITPAGRARLAALLDEERRHTDHSALAAAYADFRPVNADFKSVVTDWQLKGGPEGIPNPHDDAEYDAAVLARLGDVQARVLPIIEAAAAQLPRLSVYSAKLVAALDKVRDGDSAWLTRPLVDSYHTVWFELHEELITAVGLTREEAARSGDAH
- a CDS encoding WS/DGAT domain-containing protein; this translates as MAAQRMAAVDAQFYWMSAKIPNDEFLLYAFDGEPSDYPAAADQVCRRARACPELTTRVRDGSPLTYPRWVSATVAPDRVVRHDLDEQTWAGCLAAVVALAADQLDVRRMPWRLHVFAPVLDIPGVTGPGSVAVMQVAHALADGARAAAMAAWLFGRSHPVPAVRPPRAGLLPWRAAQAARAHRRLERDIGAGLLAPRAGPRPLLPTNARPGPARSVRTLLRRRSQVRGPTVTVGALCAVSAALSNLLGDAAGTLGAEVPMAKPGEPHAHNHFGNVVVGLHPNLGWEARAERIAAELADGRRRFAHPATRYADRAFAAVPAPLLRWGVAQFDADVRPVQVSGNTVVSSVHRGPADLTFGGARVALTAGYPALSPVMGLTHGVHGIGDTVAISVHAAESAVPDIDVYLGLLDAAL
- a CDS encoding pyruvate, phosphate dikinase, translated to MVSLDGTASHPRELLGNKGHGIEVMRRHGLPVPPAFCITTEVGLRYLADRRSAMDAIWDDVLDRMSWLEAQTSRTFGRGPRPLLVSVRSGATQSMPGMMDTILDLGMNDEVEHALAAADAAFARDTRRRFEGMYRRIVGVGDHEAVPADPYAQLRTGIEAVFASWNSPRAVAYRAHYGVDDRSGTAVVIQAMVFGNHGPDSGAGVLISRNPITGDNAPFGEWLPGGQGDDVVSGSVDVEPIAALRDEQPAVYDELMDAARRLERLGSDVQEIEFTVEGGKLWLLQTRGAERSAQAAVRLALQLRHEGLIDDAETLHRVTPAHVQTLLRPALQPEIRLAAKLLAKGLPACPGVASGKAYTDVDEALDAAERGESVILVRDHTRPEDVSGMLAAQGIVTEVGGAASHAAVVSRELGRVAVVGCGHGVAASLAGRLITVDGAEGEVREGNLNLSAWSESDTPELRELAGIARRISPLRAHSSGDHARLDDTTPAAVAAAMQSGRTDVVSATPLIVMLTALRLASGTTS